In Sciurus carolinensis chromosome 17, mSciCar1.2, whole genome shotgun sequence, one genomic interval encodes:
- the LOC124968149 gene encoding olfactory receptor 7A10-like, with amino-acid sequence MYLVTVLGNLLITLATISDSHLHMPMYFFLSNLSFVDICFTSTTVPKMLVNIQTQSKAITYAGCITQMQFFILFSGLDIFLLTIMAYDRFVAICHPLHYVVIMKPQFCGLLVLVSWIINILHSWLQSIMVLRLSFCTDLEIPHFFCELNHMLHLACSDNFVSEVVMYVAAVLLAGGAFAGILYSYFKIVSSICAISSAQGRYKAFSTCVSHLSVVSLFYCTGLGVYLSSAVTQNSHSPATASVMYSVVAPMLNPFIYSLRNKDIKSALRRLCERETMKASVVLRLKRNP; translated from the coding sequence atgtacctggtcacagtgctggggaacctgctcatcaccctggccaccatctcagactcccacctgcacatgcccatgtacttcttcctctccaacctgtcctttgtggacatctgcttcacctccaccaccgtcccaaagatgctggtgaacatccagacacagagcaaggccatTACCTACGCCGGGTGCATCACACAGATGCAGTTTTTCATACTCTTTTCAGGGTTGGACATTTTTCTGCTGACCATAATGGCCTATGACCggtttgtggccatctgtcaccccctgcactacGTGGTCATCATGAAGCCCCAGTTCTGTGGTTTGCTGGTACTGGTGTCCTGGATCATTAACATTCTGCATTCTTGGTTGCAAAGCATAATGGTGTTGcgactgtccttctgcacagacttggaaatcccccactttttctgtgaactcaaTCACATGCTCCACCTTGCCTGCTCTGACAACTTTGTGAGTGAGGTGGTGATGTATGTTGCTGCAGTCTTGCTGGCTGGTGGAGCCTTTGCTGGTATCCTTTATTCCTATTTcaagatagtgtcctccatctgtgcaatctcatcagctcagggcaggtacaaagccttctccacctgtgtgtctcacctctctgtggtctccttattttattgcacAGGCCTAGGTGTATACCTTAGTTCTGCTGTGACCCAAAACTCACACTCTCCTGCAACAGCTTCTGTGATGTACAGCGTGGTcgcccccatgctgaaccccttcatctacagtctgaggaataaggacaTCAAGAGTGCTCTGAGGAGACTCTGTGAGAGAGAAACTATGAAAGCATCAGTTGTGCTGAGACTGAAGAGGAACCCATGA